Proteins encoded in a region of the Zea mays cultivar B73 chromosome 2, Zm-B73-REFERENCE-NAM-5.0, whole genome shotgun sequence genome:
- the LOC109939332 gene encoding disease resistance protein RGA5 isoform X1, whose translation MAEIVTGAMGTLLPKLANLIKEEYNLQKKVRGEIMFLEAELKSMEAALIKVSEAPIDHPPDIQVKLWTREVRELSYDLEDSIDRFMVRVGDGKPHSFKGFIDRSLHLLTRGRIQHSIGIDIKEIRSRIKDVSERRDRYKVDLVPSKPVGRSIDNLRLSALYRKATELVGAEEKSSDLVRRLMEGDKEASKQPVVLSIAGFGGLGKTTLANLVYEKIKGQFGCGAFVYVSHNPDVVKVFKNMLYQLDGDKYRDINQGTWSEEQLIWELRKFLLHKRYFIVIDDIWNTSVWETIQCSLMHNECGSIIIITTRNIDVAKQAGSVYQMEPLSLSDSTKLFCQRIFGSEDKCPPHNLAEVAGKILQKCGGVPLAIITMASMLADKTGKEINTHNYWSHVYQSMGSGLNGSTNVKNMRRILSVSYYDLPSHLKTCLLYLSLFPEDYRIKTRGLIWKWIGEGFVHEEQGKTLYEVGEDYIEELINRSMLEPVDIGRDGKTVSCRIHDMVLDLISFLSNEEHFLTKVGEQQPISLDLPKKIHRLSLQISQEEEVKQLATMSFSHVRSLTVSTKVFQLMPKLSAFLVLRVLNLKKCKGVRNHHFKDICNMFHLRYLSLNAEFITEMPREIQNLQFLQVLDISNLGHKVKMPTIIHLRQLLRLCFRPMWGIRLPDGFGKLTSLQEVKGIITIKLPSMLHNLGCLTNLRTLAIDFCDWDESYEEPFIQCLSNLVSLKSMEIKGTMVSSLCSECDKLYPGPQHLCSIDIESTAVPRWMSSLCFLSSINIELLALGAQDFHVLGSIPSLRCLSIHVKETRDERLVIGKCYPFRCLTEMQIDYESMAVVFAPGSMQNLKELHLVFGVKEVMHKYGDCNFGLEHLMSLEHVSVKTMYSIMPEEVEAVKDEFQKSLDMNPGKPTLIVDYKYPIKRKIRSHAQAIRAAILFANAGRIPATEGL comes from the exons ATGGCGGAGATAGTCACCGGGGCGatgggcactctcttgcccaagcTGGCCAACCTGATCAAGGAGGAGTATAACCTGCAGAAGAAGGTGAGGGGTGAGATCATGTTCCTGGAGGCTGAGCTCAAGAGCATGGAGGCTGCTCTCATCAAGGTCTCCGAGGCACCCATCGACCACCCACCTGACATCCAAGTCAAGCTCTGGACAAGGGAGGTGAGAGAGCTGTCCTACGACCTCGAGGACAGCATCGACAGATTCATGGTGCGAGTTGGCGATGGCAAGCCACATAGTTTCAAGGGATTCATTGATAGAAGCCTCCACCTGCTGACAAGGGGCAGGATTCAACACAGCATCGGCATAGACATCAAGGAGATCAGGAGCCGCATAAAGGATGTGAGTGAACGGCGTGACAGGTACAAGGTTGATTTGGTTCCTTCCAAGCCTGTTGGCAGAAGCATCGACAACCTGCGGCTGTCGGCTCTTTACAGAAAGGCGACAGAACTTGTTGGCGCCGAAGAGAAGAGCAGTGACCTTGTGAGAAGGCTCATGGAGGGCGACAAGGAGGCATCCAAGCAGCCAGTTGTACTGTCTATTGCTGGCTTTGGAGGGTTAGGCAAGACTACTCTTGCTAATCTTGTGTATGAGAAGATTAAAGGGCAATTTGGCTGTGGGGCATTTGTTTATGTGTCTCATAATCCTGATGTCGTCAAGGTTTTCAAAAACATGCTCTACCAGCTTGATGGAGACAAATACAGGGACATCAATCAAGGAACATGGAGTGAAGAACAACTAATCTGGGAACTGAGGAAGTTCCTTCTGCACAAGAG GTACTTCATTGTCATTGATGACATATGGAATACTTCTGTGTGGGAAACAATCCAATGTTCTTTGATGCACAATGAATGTGGAAGTATAATAATTATCACAACTCGTAATATTGATGTTGCAAAACAAGCTGGAAGTGTTTATCAAATGGAACCTCTTTCTCTCAGTGACTCAACAAAGTTATTCTGCCAAAGAATTTTTGGCAGTGAAGACAAATGTCCTCCACATAATTTAGCTGAAGTGGCTGGTAAAATCTTACAGAAATGTGGTGGTGTACCATTAGCTATCATTACCATGGCAAGTATGCTAGCCGATAAAACTGGAAAGGAAATAAATACACATAACTATTGGTCACATGTGTACCAATCCATGGGTTCTGGTCTAAATGGCAGTACTAATGTGAAGAATATGAGAAGGATACTATCAGTTAGTTATTATGACCTACCTTCACATCTAAAGACTTGCTTGCTATACCTAAGTTTGTTTCCAGAAGACTACAGAATTAAAACAAGAGGTCTCATATGGAAATGGATTGGTGAAGGTTTTGTCCATGAAGAACAGGGGAAGACCTTATATGAAGTAGGTGAGGATTACATCGAAGAGTTAATTAACAGAAGTATGTTGGAACCTGTAGATATTGGCCGTGATGGTAAGACTGTTTCTTGTCGGATACATGATATGGTCCTTGATCTTATCAGTTTCTTGTCAAATGAGGAGCATTTTCTAACAAAAGTAGGTGAGCAACAGCCCATATCTCTTGATCTGCCTAAAAAGATCCACCGGTTATCCCTCCAAATTAGCCAGGAAGAGGAAGTCAAGCAGCTGGCTACAATGAGTTTCTCCCACGTAAGATCACTTACTGTGTCCACTAAAGTGTTCCAGTTGATGCCAAAACTTTCGGCCTTTCTGGTCTTACGTGTATTGAATTTAAAGAAATGTAAGGGAGTGAGGAATCACCACTTTAAAGATATTTGCAATATGTTTCACCTGAGATATTTGAGTCTCAATGCGGAATTTATTACTGAGATGCCACGGGAGATTCAGAATCTACAATTTTTGCAAGTACTTGACATAAGTAATCTTGGGCACAAAGTAAAGATGCCAACCATTATTCACTTGCGACAGCTACTGCGTCTTTGTTTTAGGCCGATGTGGGGCATAAGACTGCCAGATGGATTCGGAAAACTAACCTCTCTACAAGAAGTTAAAGGGATCATAACTATCAAGTTACCAAGCATGCTGCATAATCTGGGGTGTCTGACCAATCTCCGGACCTTGGCCATCGACTTTTGTGATTGGGATGAGAGCTATGAGGAACCTTTCATCCAATGTCTATCTAACCTTGTCAGCCTCAAATCCATGGAAATAAAAGGTACCATGGTGAGCAGCCTATGTTCCGAATGTGACAAATTGTACCCTGGTCCTCAACATCTTTGCTCCATTGATATTGAGTCGACTGCAGTGCCAAGATGGATGTCATCGCTCTGCTTCTTGTCTAGCATAAACATTGAACTATTAGCTCTGGGAGCACAGGATTTTCATGTCCTTGGGAGCATACCATCTCTACGTTGTCTCAGTATACATGTGAAGGAAACCAGAGATGAAAGATTGGTCATTGGCAAGTGTTATCCATTCCGGTGCCTAACTGAGATGCAAATCGATTATGAATCCATGGCGGTGGTGTTCGCACCAGGAAGTATGCAAAACCTCAAAGAACTTCATTTAGTGTTCGGGGTGAAAGAGGTAATGCATAAGTATGGTGATTGTAACTTTGGTTTGGAGCACCTCATGTCACTGGAGCATGTCTCTGTTAAAACAATGTACAGTATCATGCCCGAGGAGGTGGAGGCCGTAAAAGATGAATTTCAGAAATCCCTGGACATGAATCCTGGCAAGCCCACGTTGATAGTAGATTATAAGTATCCGATAAAA AGGAAGATTAGGTCTCATGCACAAGCAATAAGAGCAGCAATTTTGTTCGCTAATGCAGGCCGCATCCCTGCTACTGAAGGATTATAA
- the LOC109939332 gene encoding disease resistance protein RGA5 isoform X3: protein MAEIVTGAMGTLLPKLANLIKEEYNLQKKVRGEIMFLEAELKSMEAALIKVSEAPIDHPPDIQVKLWTREVRELSYDLEDSIDRFMVRVGDGKPHSFKGFIDRSLHLLTRGRIQHSIGIDIKEIRSRIKDVSERRDRYKVDLVPSKPVGRSIDNLRLSALYRKATELVGAEEKSSDLVRRLMEGDKEASKQPVVLSIAGFGGLGKTTLANLVYEKIKGQFGCGAFVYVSHNPDVVKVFKNMLYQLDGDKYRDINQGTWSEEQLIWELRKFLLHKRYFIVIDDIWNTSVWETIQCSLMHNECGSIIIITTRNIDVAKQAGSVYQMEPLSLSDSTKLFCQRIFGSEDKCPPHNLAEVAGKILQKCGGVPLAIITMASMLADKTGKEINTHNYWSHVYQSMGSGLNGSTNVKNMRRILSVSYYDLPSHLKTCLLYLSLFPEDYRIKTRGLIWKWIGEGFVHEEQGKTLYEVGEDYIEELINRSMLEPVDIGRDGKTVSCRIHDMVLDLISFLSNEEHFLTKVGEQQPISLDLPKKIHRLSLQISQEEEVKQLATMSFSHVRSLTVSTKVFQLMPKLSAFLVLRVLNLKKCKGVRNHHFKDICNMFHLRYLSLNAEFITEMPREIQNLQFLQVLDISNLGHKVKMPTIIHLRQLLRLCFRPMWGIRLPDGFGKLTSLQEVKGIITIKLPSMLHNLGCLTNLRTLAIDFCDWDESYEEPFIQCLSNLVSLKSMEIKGTMVSSLCSECDKLYPGPQHLCSIDIESTAVPRWMSSLCFLSSINIELLALGAQDFHVLGSIPSLRCLSIHVKETRDERLVIGKCYPFRCLTEMQIDYESMAVVFAPGSMQNLKELHLVFGVKERKIRSHAQAIRAAILFANAGRIPATEGL from the exons ATGGCGGAGATAGTCACCGGGGCGatgggcactctcttgcccaagcTGGCCAACCTGATCAAGGAGGAGTATAACCTGCAGAAGAAGGTGAGGGGTGAGATCATGTTCCTGGAGGCTGAGCTCAAGAGCATGGAGGCTGCTCTCATCAAGGTCTCCGAGGCACCCATCGACCACCCACCTGACATCCAAGTCAAGCTCTGGACAAGGGAGGTGAGAGAGCTGTCCTACGACCTCGAGGACAGCATCGACAGATTCATGGTGCGAGTTGGCGATGGCAAGCCACATAGTTTCAAGGGATTCATTGATAGAAGCCTCCACCTGCTGACAAGGGGCAGGATTCAACACAGCATCGGCATAGACATCAAGGAGATCAGGAGCCGCATAAAGGATGTGAGTGAACGGCGTGACAGGTACAAGGTTGATTTGGTTCCTTCCAAGCCTGTTGGCAGAAGCATCGACAACCTGCGGCTGTCGGCTCTTTACAGAAAGGCGACAGAACTTGTTGGCGCCGAAGAGAAGAGCAGTGACCTTGTGAGAAGGCTCATGGAGGGCGACAAGGAGGCATCCAAGCAGCCAGTTGTACTGTCTATTGCTGGCTTTGGAGGGTTAGGCAAGACTACTCTTGCTAATCTTGTGTATGAGAAGATTAAAGGGCAATTTGGCTGTGGGGCATTTGTTTATGTGTCTCATAATCCTGATGTCGTCAAGGTTTTCAAAAACATGCTCTACCAGCTTGATGGAGACAAATACAGGGACATCAATCAAGGAACATGGAGTGAAGAACAACTAATCTGGGAACTGAGGAAGTTCCTTCTGCACAAGAG GTACTTCATTGTCATTGATGACATATGGAATACTTCTGTGTGGGAAACAATCCAATGTTCTTTGATGCACAATGAATGTGGAAGTATAATAATTATCACAACTCGTAATATTGATGTTGCAAAACAAGCTGGAAGTGTTTATCAAATGGAACCTCTTTCTCTCAGTGACTCAACAAAGTTATTCTGCCAAAGAATTTTTGGCAGTGAAGACAAATGTCCTCCACATAATTTAGCTGAAGTGGCTGGTAAAATCTTACAGAAATGTGGTGGTGTACCATTAGCTATCATTACCATGGCAAGTATGCTAGCCGATAAAACTGGAAAGGAAATAAATACACATAACTATTGGTCACATGTGTACCAATCCATGGGTTCTGGTCTAAATGGCAGTACTAATGTGAAGAATATGAGAAGGATACTATCAGTTAGTTATTATGACCTACCTTCACATCTAAAGACTTGCTTGCTATACCTAAGTTTGTTTCCAGAAGACTACAGAATTAAAACAAGAGGTCTCATATGGAAATGGATTGGTGAAGGTTTTGTCCATGAAGAACAGGGGAAGACCTTATATGAAGTAGGTGAGGATTACATCGAAGAGTTAATTAACAGAAGTATGTTGGAACCTGTAGATATTGGCCGTGATGGTAAGACTGTTTCTTGTCGGATACATGATATGGTCCTTGATCTTATCAGTTTCTTGTCAAATGAGGAGCATTTTCTAACAAAAGTAGGTGAGCAACAGCCCATATCTCTTGATCTGCCTAAAAAGATCCACCGGTTATCCCTCCAAATTAGCCAGGAAGAGGAAGTCAAGCAGCTGGCTACAATGAGTTTCTCCCACGTAAGATCACTTACTGTGTCCACTAAAGTGTTCCAGTTGATGCCAAAACTTTCGGCCTTTCTGGTCTTACGTGTATTGAATTTAAAGAAATGTAAGGGAGTGAGGAATCACCACTTTAAAGATATTTGCAATATGTTTCACCTGAGATATTTGAGTCTCAATGCGGAATTTATTACTGAGATGCCACGGGAGATTCAGAATCTACAATTTTTGCAAGTACTTGACATAAGTAATCTTGGGCACAAAGTAAAGATGCCAACCATTATTCACTTGCGACAGCTACTGCGTCTTTGTTTTAGGCCGATGTGGGGCATAAGACTGCCAGATGGATTCGGAAAACTAACCTCTCTACAAGAAGTTAAAGGGATCATAACTATCAAGTTACCAAGCATGCTGCATAATCTGGGGTGTCTGACCAATCTCCGGACCTTGGCCATCGACTTTTGTGATTGGGATGAGAGCTATGAGGAACCTTTCATCCAATGTCTATCTAACCTTGTCAGCCTCAAATCCATGGAAATAAAAGGTACCATGGTGAGCAGCCTATGTTCCGAATGTGACAAATTGTACCCTGGTCCTCAACATCTTTGCTCCATTGATATTGAGTCGACTGCAGTGCCAAGATGGATGTCATCGCTCTGCTTCTTGTCTAGCATAAACATTGAACTATTAGCTCTGGGAGCACAGGATTTTCATGTCCTTGGGAGCATACCATCTCTACGTTGTCTCAGTATACATGTGAAGGAAACCAGAGATGAAAGATTGGTCATTGGCAAGTGTTATCCATTCCGGTGCCTAACTGAGATGCAAATCGATTATGAATCCATGGCGGTGGTGTTCGCACCAGGAAGTATGCAAAACCTCAAAGAACTTCATTTAGTGTTCGGGGTGAAAGAG AGGAAGATTAGGTCTCATGCACAAGCAATAAGAGCAGCAATTTTGTTCGCTAATGCAGGCCGCATCCCTGCTACTGAAGGATTATAA
- the LOC109939332 gene encoding disease resistance protein RGA5 isoform X2 — MAEIVTGAMGTLLPKLANLIKEEYNLQKKVRGEIMFLEAELKSMEAALIKVSEAPIDHPPDIQVKLWTREVRELSYDLEDSIDRFMVRVGDGKPHSFKGFIDRSLHLLTRGRIQHSIGIDIKEIRSRIKDVSERRDRYKVDLVPSKPVGRSIDNLRLSALYRKATELVGAEEKSSDLVRRLMEGDKEASKQPVVLSIAGFGGLGKTTLANLVYEKIKGQFGCGAFVYVSHNPDVVKVFKNMLYQLDGDKYRDINQGTWSEEQLIWELRKFLLHKRYFIVIDDIWNTSVWETIQCSLMHNECGSIIIITTRNIDVAKQAGSVYQMEPLSLSDSTKLFCQRIFGSEDKCPPHNLAEVAGKILQKCGGVPLAIITMASMLADKTGKEINTHNYWSHVYQSMGSGLNGSTNVKNMRRILSVSYYDLPSHLKTCLLYLSLFPEDYRIKTRGLIWKWIGEGFVHEEQGKTLYEVGEDYIEELINRSMLEPVDIGRDGKTVSCRIHDMVLDLISFLSNEEHFLTKVGEQQPISLDLPKKIHRLSLQISQEEEVKQLATMSFSHVRSLTVSTKVFQLMPKLSAFLVLRVLNLKKCKGVRNHHFKDICNMFHLRYLSLNAEFITEMPREIQNLQFLQVLDISNLGHKVKMPTIIHLRQLLRLCFRPMWGIRLPDGFGKLTSLQEVKGIITIKLPSMLHNLGCLTNLRTLAIDFCDWDESYEEPFIQCLSNLVSLKSMEIKGTMVSSLCSECDKLYPGPQHLCSIDIESTAVPRWMSSLCFLSSINIELLALGAQDFHVLGSIPSLRCLSIHVKETRDERLVIGKCYPFRCLTEMQIDYESMAVVFAPGSMQNLKELHLVFGVKEVMHKYGDCNFGLEHLMSLEHVSVKTMYSIMPEEVEAVKDEFQKSLDMNPGKPTLIVDYKYPIKAASLLLKDYKHSLSPC; from the exons ATGGCGGAGATAGTCACCGGGGCGatgggcactctcttgcccaagcTGGCCAACCTGATCAAGGAGGAGTATAACCTGCAGAAGAAGGTGAGGGGTGAGATCATGTTCCTGGAGGCTGAGCTCAAGAGCATGGAGGCTGCTCTCATCAAGGTCTCCGAGGCACCCATCGACCACCCACCTGACATCCAAGTCAAGCTCTGGACAAGGGAGGTGAGAGAGCTGTCCTACGACCTCGAGGACAGCATCGACAGATTCATGGTGCGAGTTGGCGATGGCAAGCCACATAGTTTCAAGGGATTCATTGATAGAAGCCTCCACCTGCTGACAAGGGGCAGGATTCAACACAGCATCGGCATAGACATCAAGGAGATCAGGAGCCGCATAAAGGATGTGAGTGAACGGCGTGACAGGTACAAGGTTGATTTGGTTCCTTCCAAGCCTGTTGGCAGAAGCATCGACAACCTGCGGCTGTCGGCTCTTTACAGAAAGGCGACAGAACTTGTTGGCGCCGAAGAGAAGAGCAGTGACCTTGTGAGAAGGCTCATGGAGGGCGACAAGGAGGCATCCAAGCAGCCAGTTGTACTGTCTATTGCTGGCTTTGGAGGGTTAGGCAAGACTACTCTTGCTAATCTTGTGTATGAGAAGATTAAAGGGCAATTTGGCTGTGGGGCATTTGTTTATGTGTCTCATAATCCTGATGTCGTCAAGGTTTTCAAAAACATGCTCTACCAGCTTGATGGAGACAAATACAGGGACATCAATCAAGGAACATGGAGTGAAGAACAACTAATCTGGGAACTGAGGAAGTTCCTTCTGCACAAGAG GTACTTCATTGTCATTGATGACATATGGAATACTTCTGTGTGGGAAACAATCCAATGTTCTTTGATGCACAATGAATGTGGAAGTATAATAATTATCACAACTCGTAATATTGATGTTGCAAAACAAGCTGGAAGTGTTTATCAAATGGAACCTCTTTCTCTCAGTGACTCAACAAAGTTATTCTGCCAAAGAATTTTTGGCAGTGAAGACAAATGTCCTCCACATAATTTAGCTGAAGTGGCTGGTAAAATCTTACAGAAATGTGGTGGTGTACCATTAGCTATCATTACCATGGCAAGTATGCTAGCCGATAAAACTGGAAAGGAAATAAATACACATAACTATTGGTCACATGTGTACCAATCCATGGGTTCTGGTCTAAATGGCAGTACTAATGTGAAGAATATGAGAAGGATACTATCAGTTAGTTATTATGACCTACCTTCACATCTAAAGACTTGCTTGCTATACCTAAGTTTGTTTCCAGAAGACTACAGAATTAAAACAAGAGGTCTCATATGGAAATGGATTGGTGAAGGTTTTGTCCATGAAGAACAGGGGAAGACCTTATATGAAGTAGGTGAGGATTACATCGAAGAGTTAATTAACAGAAGTATGTTGGAACCTGTAGATATTGGCCGTGATGGTAAGACTGTTTCTTGTCGGATACATGATATGGTCCTTGATCTTATCAGTTTCTTGTCAAATGAGGAGCATTTTCTAACAAAAGTAGGTGAGCAACAGCCCATATCTCTTGATCTGCCTAAAAAGATCCACCGGTTATCCCTCCAAATTAGCCAGGAAGAGGAAGTCAAGCAGCTGGCTACAATGAGTTTCTCCCACGTAAGATCACTTACTGTGTCCACTAAAGTGTTCCAGTTGATGCCAAAACTTTCGGCCTTTCTGGTCTTACGTGTATTGAATTTAAAGAAATGTAAGGGAGTGAGGAATCACCACTTTAAAGATATTTGCAATATGTTTCACCTGAGATATTTGAGTCTCAATGCGGAATTTATTACTGAGATGCCACGGGAGATTCAGAATCTACAATTTTTGCAAGTACTTGACATAAGTAATCTTGGGCACAAAGTAAAGATGCCAACCATTATTCACTTGCGACAGCTACTGCGTCTTTGTTTTAGGCCGATGTGGGGCATAAGACTGCCAGATGGATTCGGAAAACTAACCTCTCTACAAGAAGTTAAAGGGATCATAACTATCAAGTTACCAAGCATGCTGCATAATCTGGGGTGTCTGACCAATCTCCGGACCTTGGCCATCGACTTTTGTGATTGGGATGAGAGCTATGAGGAACCTTTCATCCAATGTCTATCTAACCTTGTCAGCCTCAAATCCATGGAAATAAAAGGTACCATGGTGAGCAGCCTATGTTCCGAATGTGACAAATTGTACCCTGGTCCTCAACATCTTTGCTCCATTGATATTGAGTCGACTGCAGTGCCAAGATGGATGTCATCGCTCTGCTTCTTGTCTAGCATAAACATTGAACTATTAGCTCTGGGAGCACAGGATTTTCATGTCCTTGGGAGCATACCATCTCTACGTTGTCTCAGTATACATGTGAAGGAAACCAGAGATGAAAGATTGGTCATTGGCAAGTGTTATCCATTCCGGTGCCTAACTGAGATGCAAATCGATTATGAATCCATGGCGGTGGTGTTCGCACCAGGAAGTATGCAAAACCTCAAAGAACTTCATTTAGTGTTCGGGGTGAAAGAGGTAATGCATAAGTATGGTGATTGTAACTTTGGTTTGGAGCACCTCATGTCACTGGAGCATGTCTCTGTTAAAACAATGTACAGTATCATGCCCGAGGAGGTGGAGGCCGTAAAAGATGAATTTCAGAAATCCCTGGACATGAATCCTGGCAAGCCCACGTTGATAGTAGATTATAAGTATCCGATAAAA GCCGCATCCCTGCTACTGAAGGATTATAAACATTCTCTATCGCCTTGCTAA
- the LOC109939332 gene encoding disease resistance protein RGA5 isoform X4: MAEIVTGAMGTLLPKLANLIKEEYNLQKKVRGEIMFLEAELKSMEAALIKVSEAPIDHPPDIQVKLWTREVRELSYDLEDSIDRFMVRVGDGKPHSFKGFIDRSLHLLTRGRIQHSIGIDIKEIRSRIKDVSERRDRYKVDLVPSKPVGRSIDNLRLSALYRKATELVGAEEKSSDLVRRLMEGDKEASKQPVVLSIAGFGGLGKTTLANLVYEKIKGQFGCGAFVYVSHNPDVVKVFKNMLYQLDGDKYRDINQGTWSEEQLIWELRKFLLHKRYFIVIDDIWNTSVWETIQCSLMHNECGSIIIITTRNIDVAKQAGSVYQMEPLSLSDSTKLFCQRIFGSEDKCPPHNLAEVAGKILQKCGGVPLAIITMASMLADKTGKEINTHNYWSHVYQSMGSGLNGSTNVKNMRRILSVSYYDLPSHLKTCLLYLSLFPEDYRIKTRGLIWKWIGEGFVHEEQGKTLYEVGEDYIEELINRSMLEPVDIGRDGKTVSCRIHDMVLDLISFLSNEEHFLTKVGEQQPISLDLPKKIHRLSLQISQEEEVKQLATMSFSHVRSLTVSTKVFQLMPKLSAFLVLRVLNLKKCKGVRNHHFKDICNMFHLRYLSLNAEFITEMPREIQNLQFLQVLDISNLGHKVKMPTIIHLRQLLRLCFRPMWGIRLPDGFGKLTSLQEVKGIITIKLPSMLHNLGCLTNLRTLAIDFCDWDESYEEPFIQCLSNLVSLKSMEIKGTMVSSLCSECDKLYPGPQHLCSIDIESTAVPRWMSSLCFLSSINIELLALGAQDFHVLGSIPSLRCLSIHVKETRDERLVIGKCYPFRCLTEMQIDYESMAVVFAPGSMQNLKELHLVFGVKEAASLLLKDYKHSLSPC; encoded by the exons ATGGCGGAGATAGTCACCGGGGCGatgggcactctcttgcccaagcTGGCCAACCTGATCAAGGAGGAGTATAACCTGCAGAAGAAGGTGAGGGGTGAGATCATGTTCCTGGAGGCTGAGCTCAAGAGCATGGAGGCTGCTCTCATCAAGGTCTCCGAGGCACCCATCGACCACCCACCTGACATCCAAGTCAAGCTCTGGACAAGGGAGGTGAGAGAGCTGTCCTACGACCTCGAGGACAGCATCGACAGATTCATGGTGCGAGTTGGCGATGGCAAGCCACATAGTTTCAAGGGATTCATTGATAGAAGCCTCCACCTGCTGACAAGGGGCAGGATTCAACACAGCATCGGCATAGACATCAAGGAGATCAGGAGCCGCATAAAGGATGTGAGTGAACGGCGTGACAGGTACAAGGTTGATTTGGTTCCTTCCAAGCCTGTTGGCAGAAGCATCGACAACCTGCGGCTGTCGGCTCTTTACAGAAAGGCGACAGAACTTGTTGGCGCCGAAGAGAAGAGCAGTGACCTTGTGAGAAGGCTCATGGAGGGCGACAAGGAGGCATCCAAGCAGCCAGTTGTACTGTCTATTGCTGGCTTTGGAGGGTTAGGCAAGACTACTCTTGCTAATCTTGTGTATGAGAAGATTAAAGGGCAATTTGGCTGTGGGGCATTTGTTTATGTGTCTCATAATCCTGATGTCGTCAAGGTTTTCAAAAACATGCTCTACCAGCTTGATGGAGACAAATACAGGGACATCAATCAAGGAACATGGAGTGAAGAACAACTAATCTGGGAACTGAGGAAGTTCCTTCTGCACAAGAG GTACTTCATTGTCATTGATGACATATGGAATACTTCTGTGTGGGAAACAATCCAATGTTCTTTGATGCACAATGAATGTGGAAGTATAATAATTATCACAACTCGTAATATTGATGTTGCAAAACAAGCTGGAAGTGTTTATCAAATGGAACCTCTTTCTCTCAGTGACTCAACAAAGTTATTCTGCCAAAGAATTTTTGGCAGTGAAGACAAATGTCCTCCACATAATTTAGCTGAAGTGGCTGGTAAAATCTTACAGAAATGTGGTGGTGTACCATTAGCTATCATTACCATGGCAAGTATGCTAGCCGATAAAACTGGAAAGGAAATAAATACACATAACTATTGGTCACATGTGTACCAATCCATGGGTTCTGGTCTAAATGGCAGTACTAATGTGAAGAATATGAGAAGGATACTATCAGTTAGTTATTATGACCTACCTTCACATCTAAAGACTTGCTTGCTATACCTAAGTTTGTTTCCAGAAGACTACAGAATTAAAACAAGAGGTCTCATATGGAAATGGATTGGTGAAGGTTTTGTCCATGAAGAACAGGGGAAGACCTTATATGAAGTAGGTGAGGATTACATCGAAGAGTTAATTAACAGAAGTATGTTGGAACCTGTAGATATTGGCCGTGATGGTAAGACTGTTTCTTGTCGGATACATGATATGGTCCTTGATCTTATCAGTTTCTTGTCAAATGAGGAGCATTTTCTAACAAAAGTAGGTGAGCAACAGCCCATATCTCTTGATCTGCCTAAAAAGATCCACCGGTTATCCCTCCAAATTAGCCAGGAAGAGGAAGTCAAGCAGCTGGCTACAATGAGTTTCTCCCACGTAAGATCACTTACTGTGTCCACTAAAGTGTTCCAGTTGATGCCAAAACTTTCGGCCTTTCTGGTCTTACGTGTATTGAATTTAAAGAAATGTAAGGGAGTGAGGAATCACCACTTTAAAGATATTTGCAATATGTTTCACCTGAGATATTTGAGTCTCAATGCGGAATTTATTACTGAGATGCCACGGGAGATTCAGAATCTACAATTTTTGCAAGTACTTGACATAAGTAATCTTGGGCACAAAGTAAAGATGCCAACCATTATTCACTTGCGACAGCTACTGCGTCTTTGTTTTAGGCCGATGTGGGGCATAAGACTGCCAGATGGATTCGGAAAACTAACCTCTCTACAAGAAGTTAAAGGGATCATAACTATCAAGTTACCAAGCATGCTGCATAATCTGGGGTGTCTGACCAATCTCCGGACCTTGGCCATCGACTTTTGTGATTGGGATGAGAGCTATGAGGAACCTTTCATCCAATGTCTATCTAACCTTGTCAGCCTCAAATCCATGGAAATAAAAGGTACCATGGTGAGCAGCCTATGTTCCGAATGTGACAAATTGTACCCTGGTCCTCAACATCTTTGCTCCATTGATATTGAGTCGACTGCAGTGCCAAGATGGATGTCATCGCTCTGCTTCTTGTCTAGCATAAACATTGAACTATTAGCTCTGGGAGCACAGGATTTTCATGTCCTTGGGAGCATACCATCTCTACGTTGTCTCAGTATACATGTGAAGGAAACCAGAGATGAAAGATTGGTCATTGGCAAGTGTTATCCATTCCGGTGCCTAACTGAGATGCAAATCGATTATGAATCCATGGCGGTGGTGTTCGCACCAGGAAGTATGCAAAACCTCAAAGAACTTCATTTAGTGTTCGGGGTGAAAGAG GCCGCATCCCTGCTACTGAAGGATTATAAACATTCTCTATCGCCTTGCTAA